In the Campylobacter sp. RM6914 genome, one interval contains:
- the rplD gene encoding 50S ribosomal protein L4: MSKVLVLNEKFEKSGELALPAEFAEVNPHNLYLYVKSYLASMRANTAHTKSRAFVSGGGKKPWRQKGRGGARAGSTRTNVWVGGAVAFGPTNNKNYFQKVNKKQKRLALEFALNEKAAANKLFTVDSIAIESGKTKDAAKVIKALNVRDVLVVKDLLDDKTLLAFRNLANCYVVDASEVNAYLVATYSAVIIEKAALQTITKEG, translated from the coding sequence ATGAGTAAAGTTTTAGTATTAAACGAGAAATTTGAAAAGTCAGGCGAACTTGCGCTTCCTGCAGAATTTGCAGAAGTAAATCCGCACAATCTTTATCTTTATGTAAAATCTTACCTAGCTAGCATGAGAGCAAACACGGCTCACACTAAAAGTCGTGCATTTGTAAGCGGTGGCGGCAAGAAGCCATGGAGACAAAAAGGTCGTGGTGGTGCACGTGCCGGTTCAACTAGAACAAACGTATGGGTTGGCGGTGCAGTAGCTTTTGGTCCTACAAATAATAAAAACTATTTCCAAAAAGTAAACAAGAAGCAAAAAAGACTTGCTCTTGAATTTGCTCTAAATGAAAAAGCAGCAGCTAATAAGCTTTTTACTGTTGATAGCATCGCTATCGAAAGCGGAAAAACTAAAGATGCTGCAAAAGTTATCAAAGCTCTAAACGTAAGAGATGTTTTAGTAGTTAAAGATCTACTTGACGATAAAACACTTTTAGCTTTTAGAAACCTAGCAAATTGCTATGTTGTTGATGCAAGTGAAGTAAATGCTTATTTGGTAGCAACATATAGTGCAGTTATTATCGAAAAAGCAGCACTACAAACTATAACAAAAGAGGGCTAA
- the rplB gene encoding 50S ribosomal protein L2, protein MAIKSYKPYTPSRRYITGLSSEDITAKPSVRSLLIKLPATGGRNNNGRITSRHKEAGAKKLYRIIDFKRRKFGIEGKVEAIEYDPNRNCRIALISYKDGEKRYIIRPSGLNVGDVVASIDEGSLDIKPGNAMKLRFIPVGTIVHNIELKPGKGAQIARSAGGYAQLMGKEEKYVILRMPSGEMRQVLAECMATVGVVGNEDWANVTIGKAGRNRHRGIRPQTRGSAMNPVDHPHGGGEGKKNSGRHPVTPWGKPTKGAKTRRKKASDKLIISRRKGK, encoded by the coding sequence ATGGCTATAAAATCATATAAACCATATACTCCAAGCCGTAGATATATCACTGGACTAAGTTCAGAAGACATTACGGCTAAACCAAGTGTTAGAAGTCTTCTTATCAAACTTCCTGCAACTGGTGGTAGAAATAATAATGGTCGTATAACATCTCGCCATAAAGAGGCAGGTGCTAAGAAATTATATCGTATCATCGACTTCAAACGCCGCAAATTCGGTATCGAAGGTAAAGTTGAAGCGATCGAATACGATCCAAACAGAAACTGCCGTATCGCACTTATATCATACAAAGACGGCGAGAAGAGATATATCATCAGACCTAGCGGCTTAAACGTAGGCGATGTTGTAGCTTCGATCGACGAAGGATCACTTGATATAAAACCGGGTAACGCTATGAAATTACGCTTTATCCCTGTTGGTACTATCGTTCACAATATCGAGTTAAAACCTGGCAAAGGTGCTCAAATCGCTCGTTCAGCTGGTGGTTATGCACAACTTATGGGTAAAGAAGAAAAATACGTTATCCTAAGAATGCCAAGCGGTGAAATGAGACAAGTTCTTGCTGAGTGTATGGCTACTGTAGGTGTTGTCGGCAACGAAGATTGGGCAAATGTTACTATAGGTAAAGCAGGACGTAATCGCCACCGCGGTATCCGCCCACAAACTCGTGGTTCTGCGATGAACCCGGTAGATCACCCACACGGTGGTGGTGAAGGTAAGAAAAACTCTGGTCGTCATCCGGTTACTCCATGGGGTAAACCGACTAAGGGTGCTAAAACTCGCCGCAAAAAAGCAAGCGATAAGCTTATAATTTCAAGAAGGAAAGGAAAATAG
- the rplV gene encoding 50S ribosomal protein L22, which yields MSKAIIKFVRLSPTKARLIAREVQGMNAELALASLQFMPNRGAKFIANAISSAVANGGFEPEEVVVSSCRVDAGPVLKRFRPRARGTASRIRKPTSHVMVEVSKPEKKEA from the coding sequence ATGAGTAAAGCTATTATAAAATTTGTAAGACTCTCTCCTACAAAAGCTAGACTAATTGCACGTGAAGTTCAAGGCATGAATGCCGAATTAGCCCTTGCAAGTTTGCAATTTATGCCAAATCGCGGTGCTAAATTTATAGCAAACGCTATCAGCTCAGCTGTTGCAAACGGCGGTTTTGAGCCTGAGGAGGTTGTAGTTAGCAGTTGTCGCGTGGATGCTGGTCCTGTGTTAAAGAGATTTAGACCAAGAGCAAGAGGAACTGCGAGTAGAATTCGCAAACCAACTTCTCATGTAATGGTAGAAGTATCTAAACCTGAAAAGAAGGAAGCATAA
- a CDS encoding 50S ribosomal protein L23, whose protein sequence is MADITDIKTIIYTEKTLGLQEQGVVVIQTSPKVTKNGLKEVLKEYFGVTPLRINSLRMDGKVKRFRGRVGVRDDFKKFYVKLPEGVSLENTEA, encoded by the coding sequence ATGGCAGATATAACTGATATCAAAACAATTATTTATACAGAAAAAACTCTTGGCCTTCAAGAACAAGGCGTTGTAGTTATCCAAACTTCACCAAAGGTTACTAAAAACGGCTTAAAAGAGGTTTTAAAAGAGTATTTCGGTGTAACGCCACTTCGCATAAATTCACTTAGAATGGACGGCAAAGTTAAGCGTTTTAGAGGTAGAGTTGGCGTAAGAGATGATTTCAAGAAATTTTATGTCAAATTACCGGAAGGCGTAAGCCTAGAAAATACGGAGGCATAA
- the rpsS gene encoding 30S ribosomal protein S19, producing the protein MARSLKKGPFVDEHVMKKVVAAKSANDNKPIKTWSRRSTIVPEMIGLTFNVHNGKSFIPVYVTENHIGYKLGEFAPTRTFKGHKGSVQKKIGK; encoded by the coding sequence ATGGCAAGATCACTCAAAAAAGGTCCTTTCGTAGATGAGCATGTAATGAAAAAAGTCGTTGCGGCTAAGTCTGCAAATGACAATAAACCAATCAAAACATGGTCAAGACGTAGCACGATCGTACCTGAAATGATTGGATTAACATTTAACGTTCATAACGGCAAAAGCTTTATCCCTGTGTATGTTACTGAAAACCACATTGGATATAAACTTGGTGAATTCGCTCCAACACGCACATTTAAGGGTCATAAAGGCTCTGTGCAAAAGAAAATCGGCAAGTAA
- the rpsC gene encoding 30S ribosomal protein S3 yields the protein MGQKVNPIGLRLGINRNWESRWFPSKDSLAQNIGEDYKIRAFLKKKLYYAGISQILIERTAKKLRVTVVAARPGIIIGKKGQDVEVLKNDVAKLIGKDVNINIKEERKAQASAQLAAENVAMQLEKRVAFRRAMKKVIQGAQKSGAKGIKISVAGRLGGAEMARTEWYLEGRVPLHTLRAKIDYGVAEAHTTYGNIGIKVWIFKGEVLQKGVQVERNEEEKADRKPRRARRGK from the coding sequence ATGGGACAAAAAGTAAATCCGATAGGTCTTAGACTAGGTATAAACCGCAACTGGGAATCACGCTGGTTTCCTTCTAAAGATAGCCTTGCACAAAACATCGGCGAGGACTATAAAATTCGTGCATTTTTAAAGAAAAAACTTTATTATGCGGGAATAAGCCAAATTTTAATCGAAAGAACAGCTAAAAAACTACGTGTAACAGTAGTTGCAGCTCGCCCTGGTATTATCATCGGCAAAAAAGGTCAAGATGTTGAAGTTCTTAAAAACGATGTTGCAAAACTAATCGGCAAAGATGTGAACATTAACATTAAAGAGGAAAGAAAAGCTCAAGCTTCTGCTCAACTTGCAGCCGAAAACGTTGCTATGCAACTAGAAAAACGTGTTGCTTTCCGCCGCGCGATGAAAAAAGTTATCCAAGGTGCTCAAAAGTCAGGTGCAAAAGGTATTAAAATTTCAGTTGCAGGACGTCTTGGTGGTGCCGAGATGGCAAGAACTGAATGGTATCTTGAGGGACGTGTTCCACTCCATACACTTAGAGCGAAGATTGATTACGGTGTTGCAGAAGCACACACAACTTATGGTAACATAGGTATTAAAGTGTGGATATTTAAAGGTGAAGTTCTTCAAAAAGGCGTTCAAGTAGAGCGTAACGAAGAAGAAAAAGCTGATAGAAAACCACGCAGAGCAAGAAGAGGTAAATAA